A genomic segment from Spinacia oleracea cultivar Varoflay chromosome 3, BTI_SOV_V1, whole genome shotgun sequence encodes:
- the LOC110784857 gene encoding CDP-diacylglycerol--serine O-phosphatidyltransferase 1 isoform X1 has translation MEADGSRRINRKGMDHANGDTIDSCADDDLDPWTAWAYRPRTITLLFIGACFLIWASGALDPERCESDDVVTSVKRGVWAMIAVFLTYCMLQAPSTVLIRPHPAIWRLVHGMAVVYLVALTFLLFQKRDDARQFMKYLHPDLGVELPERSYGSDCRIYVPEDPTNRFKNLYATIFDEFFLAHILGWWGKAIMLRNQPLLWVLSIGFEMMELTFRHMLPNFNECWWDSIILDILLCNWFGIWTGMCTVRYFDGKTYDWVGISRQPNIIGKVKRTLGQFTPARWDKDEWHPLLGPWRFIQVLFLCIVFLTVELNTFFLKFCLWIPPRNPIIIYRLILWWLIAIPTIREYNSYLQDRYTNPSFLWPRKLIKKVGALCWLALAICIVELLICIKFGNGLYPNPMPLWLVIFWTSFGVGILIFLLTWTWKLQKYTEKKRQ, from the exons ATGGAGGCTGATGGGTCGAGGAGGATTAATAGAAAGGGTATGGACCATGCAAATGGCGACACAATTGATTCTTGTGCTGATGATGACCTTGATCCTTGGACTGCTTGGGCCTACCGACCTCGGACAATCACATTGTTGTTTATTGGTGCTTGTTTCCTAAT TTGGGCTAGTGGAGCTCTTGATCCTGAGCGCTGCGAATCGGATGATGTTGTTACTTCTGTCAAAAG GGGTGTATGGGCAATGATTGCAGTGTTTCTTACTTATTGCATGTTACAAGCGCCTTCAAC AGTCCTTATACGACCACATCCAGCAATTTGGCGCCTAGTTCATGGAATGGCTGTCGTTTACCTTGTTGCTCTGACATTTTTGCTTTTTCAG AAACGTGATGATGCTCGCCAGTTCATGAAATATCTTCATCCAGACCTTGGTGTTG AACTTCCTGAAAGATCATACGGTTCAGATTGCCGAATATATGTTCCTGAAGACCCCACCAACAGGTTTAAGAACCTTTAT GCAACAATATTTGACGAATTTTTCCTAGCGCATATTCTTGGATGGTGGGGCAAGGCAATCATGCTTCGAAATCAGCCCTTGCTCTGGGTATTATCTATTGGTTTTGAAATGATGGAG CTAACCTTTCGTCATATGCTACCAAATTTCAACGAGTGTTGGTGGGACAGCATTATTCTGGACATTCTGCTCTGCAATTGGTTTG GTATTTGGACTGGTATGTGTACTGTGAGATATTTTGATGGGAAAACATATGACTGGGTAGGAATAAGCCGCCAGCCAAATATCATCGGCAAG gTTAAACGTACTTTGGGACAGTTCACACCTGCGCGATGGGATAAAGATGAGTGGCATCCGCTGCTTGGTCCTTGGCGTTTTATACAAGTTCTGTTTCTTTGCATTGTGTTTCTGACAGTGGAGTTGAATACATTTTTTCTCAAGTTTTGTCTTTGGATTCCTCCCCGCAATCCCATTATCATCTATAGGTTGATTTTATGGTGGCTAATTGCCATTCCTACTATTCGAGAATACAATTCCTATCTACAGGACAGGTATACAAATCCTTCCTTTTTGTGGCCTAG GAAACTCATAAAAAAGGTGGGGGCATTATGCTGGCTTGCTTTGGCTATCTGCATTGTCGAGTTACTCATCTGTATCAAATTTGGAAATG GATTATACCCAAATCCGATGCCTCTGTGGTTGGTAATTTTTTGGACATCATTCGGTGTAGGAATCTTGATCTTTTTGTTGACATGGACTTGGAAATTACAAAAATATACAGAGAAGAAGAGACAATGA
- the LOC110784857 gene encoding CDP-diacylglycerol--serine O-phosphatidyltransferase 1 isoform X2, whose translation MEADGSRRINRKGMDHANGDTIDSCADDDLDPWTAWAYRPRTITLLFIGACFLIWASGALDPERCESDDVVTSVKRGVWAMIAVFLTYCMLQAPSTVLIRPHPAIWRLVHGMAVVYLVALTFLLFQKRDDARQFMKYLHPDLGVELPERSYGSDCRIYVPEDPTNRFKNLYATIFDEFFLAHILGWWGKAIMLRNQPLLWVLSIGFEMMELTFRHMLPNFNECWWDSIILDILLCNWFGIWTGMCTVRYFDGKTYDWVGISRQPNIIGKVKRTLGQFTPARWDKDEWHPLLGPWRFIQVLFLCIVFLTVELNTFFLKFCLWIPPRNPIIIYRLILWWLIAIPTIREYNSYLQDRKLIKKVGALCWLALAICIVELLICIKFGNGLYPNPMPLWLVIFWTSFGVGILIFLLTWTWKLQKYTEKKRQ comes from the exons ATGGAGGCTGATGGGTCGAGGAGGATTAATAGAAAGGGTATGGACCATGCAAATGGCGACACAATTGATTCTTGTGCTGATGATGACCTTGATCCTTGGACTGCTTGGGCCTACCGACCTCGGACAATCACATTGTTGTTTATTGGTGCTTGTTTCCTAAT TTGGGCTAGTGGAGCTCTTGATCCTGAGCGCTGCGAATCGGATGATGTTGTTACTTCTGTCAAAAG GGGTGTATGGGCAATGATTGCAGTGTTTCTTACTTATTGCATGTTACAAGCGCCTTCAAC AGTCCTTATACGACCACATCCAGCAATTTGGCGCCTAGTTCATGGAATGGCTGTCGTTTACCTTGTTGCTCTGACATTTTTGCTTTTTCAG AAACGTGATGATGCTCGCCAGTTCATGAAATATCTTCATCCAGACCTTGGTGTTG AACTTCCTGAAAGATCATACGGTTCAGATTGCCGAATATATGTTCCTGAAGACCCCACCAACAGGTTTAAGAACCTTTAT GCAACAATATTTGACGAATTTTTCCTAGCGCATATTCTTGGATGGTGGGGCAAGGCAATCATGCTTCGAAATCAGCCCTTGCTCTGGGTATTATCTATTGGTTTTGAAATGATGGAG CTAACCTTTCGTCATATGCTACCAAATTTCAACGAGTGTTGGTGGGACAGCATTATTCTGGACATTCTGCTCTGCAATTGGTTTG GTATTTGGACTGGTATGTGTACTGTGAGATATTTTGATGGGAAAACATATGACTGGGTAGGAATAAGCCGCCAGCCAAATATCATCGGCAAG gTTAAACGTACTTTGGGACAGTTCACACCTGCGCGATGGGATAAAGATGAGTGGCATCCGCTGCTTGGTCCTTGGCGTTTTATACAAGTTCTGTTTCTTTGCATTGTGTTTCTGACAGTGGAGTTGAATACATTTTTTCTCAAGTTTTGTCTTTGGATTCCTCCCCGCAATCCCATTATCATCTATAGGTTGATTTTATGGTGGCTAATTGCCATTCCTACTATTCGAGAATACAATTCCTATCTACAGGACAG GAAACTCATAAAAAAGGTGGGGGCATTATGCTGGCTTGCTTTGGCTATCTGCATTGTCGAGTTACTCATCTGTATCAAATTTGGAAATG GATTATACCCAAATCCGATGCCTCTGTGGTTGGTAATTTTTTGGACATCATTCGGTGTAGGAATCTTGATCTTTTTGTTGACATGGACTTGGAAATTACAAAAATATACAGAGAAGAAGAGACAATGA